In the Endozoicomonas sp. SCSIO W0465 genome, AGGGGTAATCATTGCATCGTTGGGCATATGAACTGAAATCTTGGGATGGTGGATCATATTCATAACCTGTAAAAGCACGACGATACAGAGACCATGACCAGTGGGATTCAAAAAAAAGGGATGCCTATCAGAAGTCGCTCAGCCAGGGCTACACGACAAGCCGGGCGAAAATCCATGATAAAACGACGATCTTCAGCAAACCTCAAGCGCCTTTGGTCAATAATGCCAGAGAGCTTGCTGGATGATCAGTAATGGTGGGCATAAATAAGACCAGACTCACTGGCTTTAATAAACAGCTCTCTATGCTCTTTGGCCAACACCTTCAGCCTGCACTTTTTGTGTGGTTTAACCAGTGCAACCGCTAAAGTAATGGCAGCCAACTCGGCGACACGCTGGTTAGCCGACAGTTTCAGTTTATGCAGACGCGCTATATTCTTCCTAGAAATAGTAGACTGACGCATAAAAACAAATATTTCATTTTCCTGATCAATTGCACATCTTTCGTCTTTGGGTTTCTTAGAGCACTCTTTGCAGATATGGCTCTTATGCCCTTTACCAGAAAACTGTTCATTTGGCTTGCTACAGGCACAAATCCTACAGTAATGAGCCATTGATACCTCTTAGTTTATTTCATCGTAACTGTTCAGCACCCCCACATAAATCTGGAATTTTCTGATTTTTATACCATCCTCTTAAGCACCATTTTTCCACAATATTCGCCAGCATGATTCCAGAACTACCCGCAACTATGTCGGCTGAGATTCTCTTGAAAGAGAATGCAGAGCTGCGAATGCAGAGCTGCGGATGAGAGTTGCCTGTCTGGAAGAGCGATGTCGAGAATTGGAAGAAAAGGTTGGCAAGAACAGTCAAAACAGCAGCAAGCCGCCATCGTCTGATGGTTATCAAAAACCTTGTAAAAACAGTAATTCTCCAGATCATTCTGACGACCTTTCCGCAGATAAAGGTACCGATCCATCGGATGAAAAACCCAATCCTAAAAGTCTGAGACAGTCTTCTGGTAATAAAGCCGGTGGAAAGAAAGGGCATCAGGGCACTTGTCTTAAACAGGTCGATATCCCTGACTATATTGAGTACCTTCCGGTTAAAGAATGCAATAAATGTCAGGCGTCTCTTCTTGATAGTGAGCCGGTCAAATATATTGAACGACAGGTGTTTGAACCAGGGAGACCGGGTGAATTTGAAGTAACGGCCCATAGAGCTGAAGTAAAAATCTGCACTTGTGGTTGTCGGAATCAGGCTGAATTCCCGGAAGGTGTTACCGCTGCCGCACAATATGGCTCAGCCACACAGGCTATGGCCGTCTATCTTAACCAATACCATTTCCTGCCTTTTAAGCGCGTGTCAGAGTATTTTAATACTCTCTATAAAATGAGTGTAAGTGCAGGCACTGTCGCCAATTTTGTGGCCAGAACCTATGAAAATCTGGCTTCTACTGAAGAGGTTATTCGTGACGCCTTGCGGGAATCGTCTGTTGCCGGAGCCGATGAAACGGGTATGCGGGCCGAGGGCTCTTTGCACTGGCTACACGTTATGCGGGATGAACAATGGACGCTCTACTACTTGTCTGAAAAGCGAGGTCGTGAGGCCATGGACACGATGGGCATACTGCTAACATTTGCAGGCGTTCTGGTTCATGATCATTGGAAATCCTATTTTGCATATGCGGCAACTCACGTACTTTGCAATGCCCATCACCTGAGGGAGCTTTTGGGTGTTGTTGATAGGGACAGCAATCAACTGGCGTTGCGATTGATGAAGCTACTGAGGCTTTCCTGGCATTACTGCAAGGGCTTTAAGACCATAGGTATGCTACAGATGCCAAGTGTTGTCTGTGAACGAATCGAGAAGATTTATGACCGGTTGCTTCAGCGGGCTCTAATGAAAGAAGTCGTCTATATGGAGAAGCAACGAGAGGAGCTTAAGCGCAAGAAAGTCAAGAATACTAAAGCTTACAATCTCTTCAAACGACTCACTGAGTTCAAGGCTGAGACACTGCGCTTCATGTCAGATTTTACCATTCCCTTCGATAACAATGGCAGTGAGCGGGATGTTCGAATGGCCAAGTTAAAGCAGAAAATCTCAGGC is a window encoding:
- a CDS encoding IS66 family transposase yields the protein MRQSSGNKAGGKKGHQGTCLKQVDIPDYIEYLPVKECNKCQASLLDSEPVKYIERQVFEPGRPGEFEVTAHRAEVKICTCGCRNQAEFPEGVTAAAQYGSATQAMAVYLNQYHFLPFKRVSEYFNTLYKMSVSAGTVANFVARTYENLASTEEVIRDALRESSVAGADETGMRAEGSLHWLHVMRDEQWTLYYLSEKRGREAMDTMGILLTFAGVLVHDHWKSYFAYAATHVLCNAHHLRELLGVVDRDSNQLALRLMKLLRLSWHYCKGFKTIGMLQMPSVVCERIEKIYDRLLQRALMKEVVYMEKQREELKRKKVKNTKAYNLFKRLTEFKAETLRFMSDFTIPFDNNGSERDVRMAKLKQKISGCFRSADGGSMFARIRSYLSSARKQGMDIYQSLHRAVRNYCNMPLLSAE